In Nycticebus coucang isolate mNycCou1 chromosome 9, mNycCou1.pri, whole genome shotgun sequence, the following are encoded in one genomic region:
- the LOC128594090 gene encoding saoe class I histocompatibility antigen, A alpha chain-like: MGVTAPRTLLLLLSAALALTETRAGSHSLRYFDTTVSRPGRGEPRYISVGYVDDTQFVRFDGDAENPRMEPRAPWMEREGPEYWERETRISKGAAQTFRVNLETLRGYYNQSKGGSHTIQWMSGCDVGPDGRLLRGYEQHAYDGADYIALNEDLRSWTAADTAAQITQRKWEAAGAAERHRAYLEGTCVKGLRRYLDNGKDTLQRADPPKAHVTRHPTSDREATLRCWALGFYPAEITLTWLRDGEDQTQDTELIETRPSGDNRTFQKWAAVVVPSGEEQRYTCHVQHEGLPEPLTKKWEPSSHPSVPMVGIIGLVLLGTVLTGAVVATVMWWKKSSGGKGGSYTQAAISDSAQGSDVSLTACKV, encoded by the exons ATGGGGGTCACAGCGCCCCGAACCCTCCTCCTGCTGCTGTCGGCGGCTCTGGCCCTGACCGAGACTCGGGCAG GGTCCCACTCCCTGCGGTATTTCGACACCACCGTGTCCCGGCCCGGCCGCGGGGAGCCCCGGTACATCTCCGTCGGCTACGTGGACGACACGCAGTTCGTGCGGTTCGACGGCGACGCGGAGAATCCGAGGATGGAGCCGCGGGCGCCGTGGATGGAGCGGGAGGGGCCGGAGTATTGGGAGCGGGAGACACGGATCTCCAAGGGCGCCGCACAGACTTTCCGAGTGAACCTGGAGACCCTGCGCGGCTACTACAACCAGAGCAAGGGCG GGTCTCACACCATCCAGTGGATGTCCGGCTGCGACGTGGGGCCGGACGGGCGCCTCCTCCGCGGGTATGAGCAGCACGCCTACGACGGCGCCGACTACATCGCCCTGAACGAGGACCTGCGCTCCTGGACCGCGGCGGACACGGCGGCTCAGATCACCCAGCGCAAGTGGGAGGCGGCCGGTGCGGCGGAGAGACACAGGGCCTACCTGGAGGGCACGTGCGTGAAGGGGCTCCGCAGATACCTGGACAACGGGAAGGACACGCTGCAGCGCGCGG ATCCCCCAAAGGCACATGTGACCCGCCACCCCACCTCTGACCGTGAGGCCACCCTGAGGTGCTGGGCCCTGGGCTTCTACCCTGCGGAGATCACACTGACCTGGCTGCGGGATGGGGAGGACCAGACCCAGGACACGGAGCTGATAGAGACCAGGCCTTCAGGGGACAACAGAACCTTCCAGAAGTGGGCAGCTGTGGTGGTGCCTTCTGGAGAAGAGCAGAGATACACGTGCCATGTGCAGCATGAGGGGCTGCCGGAGCCCCTCACCAAGAAATGGG AGCCATCTTCCCACCCCAGCGTCCCCATGGTGGGCATCATTGGCCTGGTTCTCCTTGGAACTGTGCTGACTGGAGCTGTGGTTGCCACTGTGATGTGGTGGAAGAAGAGCTCAG GTGGAAAAGGAGGGAGCTACACTCAGGCTGCAA TTAGTGACAGTGCCCAGGGATCGGATGTGTCTCTCACAGCTTGTAAAG TTTGA